The following nucleotide sequence is from Bradyrhizobium roseum.
GCTGGCCGGGACCGGGCTGGACGGGGCCGTGGTGATGACCTTCGACAAGACCCGCGCCGGGACCTCGGCGCAAGATTTCATTCACCATGATCTGATCCAGCGCCTCGGCGTCAGCGGCATCGCGGTCGGCTACGACTTTCATTTCGGCAAGGGCCGCGCCGGCTCGCCGAGCCTTCTGGTCAGCGAGGGGCCGCGGCTCGGTATCGAGGTCGACGTCCAGGCCCATATCGACATCGAGGAGCGGCCGGTATCGTCCAGCGCGATCCGGATGGCGCTGGCGGAGGGCCAGATCGACGAGGCCACCGCCATGCTGGGCGGGCCGTGGTTCGTCAGCGGCGAGGTGATCCATGGCGAGAAGCGTGGCCGCGATCTCGGCTACCCCACCGCCAATATCCGCCTCGACAAGAATTGCAGCCTCAAGCACGGCATCTATGCGGTGCGGGTCGGTCGCGGTTCCGAGCGCATCGACGGCGTGGCGAGCTTCGGCCGCCGCCCCACTTTTGATAATGGTGCGCCGCTGCTCGAGGTGTTCCTGTTCGACTTCAAGGGCGACCTTTACGGAACCGCGCTCGACGTCGCCTTCATCGCCTTCATCCGTGACGAGCTGAAATTCGACACCATCGAAGCGTTGATACGCCAGATGGATGACGACAGCGCGAAGGCGCGCGCGGCACTGGCCGCGGCGCCGGACGCCTTTCCCCGGCTGGGAGCGATCGGTTGACCAAAACCGAAAAGCAGAAAATGCTCGCGGGCGAACTCTATCGCACGGACGAGGAACTCGGCGCCGAACAGGCTGCGGCCAAGACATGGATGGTGCGCTACAACGCGGCGTTGGCGGCACCGGTTTCCGAGCGGCACGCCTTGCTCAGCGAGCGTCTCGGCCGCGTGGGCAAGGACGCCGTTATCCGTCCGCCCTTCCACTGCGACTACGGCTACAACATCCATCTCGGCGATGGCGTCTTCCTCAACTTCAACTGCGTCATCCTGGACGTCGTCGAAGTCACGATCGGCGACCGCACCCAGATCGGACCGGCCGTGCAGATCTATGCCGCCGACCACCCGCGCGACGCCGAAACCCGAAAGACCGGCCTCGAGTTCGGCCGCCCGGTGCGAATCGGCAGCGACGTCTGGATCGGCGGCGGCGCCATCATTCTGCCGGGCGTCACGATTGGCGATGGAGCGGTGATCGGCGCCGGCAGCGTGGTCACCCGGGATGTCGGCCCGGGCGTCACAGTTGCTGGAAACCCGGCCCGGCCGCGGCAGACCTGATACGGCGCCTGGCCGCTCGCCCTTTGCGCTTCGGCCCTCCCCCTGCTATGGAAAGCCCCCATGTTTGCGCGGCGCATCATCAGCATTAGCGGCCCGGCTTCCGCCTGAGCGTTCAGCTCGGCGCAAGACCGGGATTTTGCTGTTCACCGCTTTCCCAGCGCCTTTCGCGCCGTCTTCGAGCCAAACCAGAGCTTTCATGTCCCAGAATCCGCAAAAGTCCGACGCCGCTGACTATTCCAAGACGCTGTTCCTGCCGCAGACGGAATTCCCGATGCGGGCCGGCCTGCCGCAGCGCGAGCCTGAAATCCTCAACTACTGGAACGAGATCGACCTCTACGAAAAGCTGCGGAAGGACGCTGCCGGCCGCGCCAAATTCGTGCTGCATGACGGCCCCCCCTACGCCAACGGCAACATCCATATCGGCCACGCGCTCAACAAGATCCTCAAGGACGTCGTCACCAAGAGCCAGCAGATGCTGGGCTTCGATTCCAACTACGTGCCGGGCTGGGACTGTCACGGCCTGCCGATCGAATGGAAGATCGAGGAAGAGAACTACCGCTCCAAGGGCAAGCAGAAGCCGGATTTTCGCGACTCCACCGCGATGGTGGCGTTCCGCAAGGAGTGCCGCGCCTATGCCACGCACTGGCTCAACGTGCAGCGCGAGGAATTCAAGCGGCTCGGCATCATCGGCGACTGGGACCATCCCTACGCCACCATGAGCTATCCGGCCGAAGCGCAGATCGCGCGCGAGCTGATGAAGTTCGCCGCCAACGGCACGCTCTATCGCGGCTCCAAGCCGGTGATGTGGAGCGTGGTCGAGAAGACCGCGCTGGCCGAAGCCGAGGTCGAATACGAGGACTACACCTCCGACATGGTGTGGGTGAAATTTCCGGTGACCTCGCCGGCGCATGGCGCGCTGGCCGAAGCGTCGGTGGTGATCTGGACCACGACGCCGTGGACGCTGCCCGGCAACCGCGCCATCTCGTTCTCGCCAAAGATCGCCTACGGTCTCTACAAGGTCACCGAGGCGCCCGCTGACAACTGGGCGAAGACCGGTGATCTCCTTATCCTGGCCGATGCGCTGGCGGAAGAAGTCTTCAAGCAGGCGCGCGTCACGGCGTACGACAAGGTGCGTGACATTCCGGGCGACACGCTCGACGCGGTGGAATGCGCG
It contains:
- a CDS encoding bifunctional riboflavin kinase/FAD synthetase, giving the protein MTTEFTVIRDTTPAAAIPRGAVVAMGNFDGVHLGHRAVIDAALRMGRAGGKPAFAVTFEPHPRSFFSPNSPQFRLSDEASKLRLLAGTGLDGAVVMTFDKTRAGTSAQDFIHHDLIQRLGVSGIAVGYDFHFGKGRAGSPSLLVSEGPRLGIEVDVQAHIDIEERPVSSSAIRMALAEGQIDEATAMLGGPWFVSGEVIHGEKRGRDLGYPTANIRLDKNCSLKHGIYAVRVGRGSERIDGVASFGRRPTFDNGAPLLEVFLFDFKGDLYGTALDVAFIAFIRDELKFDTIEALIRQMDDDSAKARAALAAAPDAFPRLGAIG
- a CDS encoding sugar O-acetyltransferase, whose amino-acid sequence is MTKTEKQKMLAGELYRTDEELGAEQAAAKTWMVRYNAALAAPVSERHALLSERLGRVGKDAVIRPPFHCDYGYNIHLGDGVFLNFNCVILDVVEVTIGDRTQIGPAVQIYAADHPRDAETRKTGLEFGRPVRIGSDVWIGGGAIILPGVTIGDGAVIGAGSVVTRDVGPGVTVAGNPARPRQT